The genomic stretch AATTACCTTTATTGCAGTGTGTAATGTAGCTGTCCACCAATGTAAACGGTCTGCAAAGTCGTTCATCTGAAAGTGCACGATAAATAAAGTTATTGTCTCCCACAATAAGGAGTCGACTCTGAATTGCCTCAAGTCCTCAGTGATTCGAATCTTTGTTCTGTTACAGATCTACGTCACCAAGTAACATATTTGCATGATGCCTGCCTTAGGCTGGTTCACAGCAAacaatgtctatattgacccgCCCTCAAACACTTCAGCTAGTTGGTGTGGGTCACGTCATGTTAAGAAAAGGCGGTGTTCCGCGCAGAGAAAGCAAATGTGTGTTATTTCCACTTCTAAAAGATGATTACATTTGTATCATGTGGAGTACTCATTAAATTGGCAgagaccactgatctatataaatgactgaatTGCGCATGACGTCCAAAATGTGAAGCCACCAGGCCGCCATATTGGTATGCCCAAACAttgtattaaatcaatggactttatcagattttaatgataaaacatcacattaCTAGTCTCCGgttttatatctgaagtctccCTGTACATTATCACAACGCAAACGTCCTAAGCATGTACATTCCTTGGAATAATCAGCAAAGGATGAGAAATCAATTCGCGTTTAAAAATCAATAAATTGTCTGCCGTACTTATCACTCAGAGAAATGATAAAGCGTGTAGCAAGATGTTAGTTTACAAACTTTAATGTTTTATCATTCAGTCAGTCACGTTTGTGCATGTACAGTATGTACCATTATAATGGCAATGGCTCTTACGGAAAAGAGGGGTTTAGTCAGACTGAATCTTTATTTCAGCAtcctaaaaaataattattctaataaagagactgagaaataattatttatgatcactataccattgcaaaaacaacaaatctaatggtagcatagtggcctaagacttttgatCTTGTGTGCATTTAAACCTTTTGTAGGGAACTCCAAAACAATATTAggccattttaaaaatattatctGAAGGGGACATTAACAGACTCAaagcggtatttctgaatggcctgtgGCCAGGATTAAGCAAATTTGAagtaaaagtatttgatgaacgtataatacgtgCCAAGAGTATTCAATTAAtttcattatctaatttttgatagaggtggcgtttagtggcttttgcatctgagctcttcatatatatgTTTTAATACATGTAAAGGATTGTAATGCATGGGCAAATTGTATAAACTGTAAACAAATGAGCTCACCTGTGTGTGTTAGCATATGTCTTTGTAATGAGCTGGCCCAGGGAAACAGTCGTGGACAGTAAGGGCATGTCATTTTCTGTGCTGAATTTGAATAGGCGTTCTTCTTTCCTTTGCTCTGCGGAGGTTTCTTTGGCTTTTCCTCCCTTCCTTCCATCATCTCCTCATTATACTCTGACTGCATCTCTTTCTCTTCCTTTACCGGCTCCATCTGATTGGGTTGTAAATAGGTACTGAATTTATTTGAATCAGTGGTGGCGAGCATCTTCTCCACACTGGGAAACTCTCCACTTGACTCCAGATCTATGCCACCAATTGATGCTGATTTCGAATCGCAGATCTCATCATGAAATGATCTCTTCTTGCATATCCTCTTCGAGTTATCGTGAGAAGACCCGTTCTGGGTGGAATCCGGATTCATGGTGATCTTCTTGTCAATTACTGTATTGAATTCCATTACACTAATACCGTTGCTGGCATCCGTACCCGTTTCAATTAGTACTGGGGTTGCGGACACAGAGGAGATAATCTGAGCAATGGAGGCTAACGGTGGCATTTCGGTAATACTGGAAACGGCAGATGGTTTTGGTAGCAGTGGCTTGAGGCGAGTAATAGGCTTGGTTATGTCGCCGGTTAAAGCAGAGGCCAGATTAGAAATGGAGAGAGCCAGAACTCCAGAATGGTTTTCTGCTCTTGGAGAGATCTGTTCTTTTTTAATATCTTGACGGCTCAGGTATGTGCTGTTAGCAGTTTCTTTCATCTTTCTCTTCTTTGCTGGATCCTTGGGTATAGAGAGATCGATGGGCTCCATAGAGCAGTCATTGAGAAGAGGGggtattgttgtttttttcggCGTATCATCTGAGCCAATTACTTTTTGAGACTTGCTAGAGAAATCTAAAGGCTGATCCTGGTCAACAGGTCTAGCAGTGGTGCCTAGAGGAACACTACTGTTAACCAATCCATTTGAGGATGAAGTATGATGGTTAACTTGATCTTCGCCAACGGGTATAAGGCTTTTGATGTGCTCTTCAATTTCCTTTTCAGGAACCTCCGGGTGTTGCTTCAGCAGATGCAGAATGCAGTTTCGTTTAGCAAGGAACGCCGCCCCACACTGGCGACATTCGAATGGCTTTCGTTGACATCCGTTGTGTGTTCGCAGATGAATCTGAAGGGCTCTGTAGTTTTTAAGGTCTTCACCGCAAAAGCGACAAGATGTGTTGCCGGCGGCGGTTGTGTCAAGGAGGTCCAGTGTAGCACTCCCAAACACACTACTTATACTAGTCGAGGTGGTTACGTATTCAATGTTTTTCTCGATCTCCTTGCGCGTGTTCTTCATGTGTTTCTTGCGCAAATGGCGCTCACAGTTAGCCTTCACAGTGAAGGGGTAGTGACAGATGCGACAGACGTATGGACGCTCACCGCTGTGCGTTCTTAGATGTCGAATCAGCGTTGCTTTGTCAGGAGCGGAGTAGCTACAAATAGTGCACTGATAGGGCGATGCCCCCAGATGATGCCGCATGTGAGCCTGAAGCCCCCCTAAGAATGAAAAGACCTCCTTACAAAACCGACATGGATATTCTGTCTTTGCCGTCTTCTTGCTCAGAACTCTCAGTTCTTTTTCTTCTTGCTTGATCTTTCCAGTTGGAGTGTCATAGGAGATTATCGTGCTTCCTATGACATCTGGCCCCAGCTGAGTACTCTCCCAGTTCGTCGGAGAGGATGAGGTTGAGGAGGAAGAGGAAGCTGAAGATTGTCTGGCAGTTCTTGGCTGTTGGCCCGTTTGGGGCGGAAGGCTAGGACTGATGTTGCCCGATGAGGCCTTCTGGGCGTTCATAATAGGTGGAGGGGGCGTTGAAGCACCCATTCTGGATCGGGGAGTAATTAGGAGGGGCTTAGGTTTCAAAGAAGCAATCTGTTTGGGTTCCACCTGTAAAGGGCTGCCCTGAACTTTGGGGAGCAGGGATAAAGATATCTGCGAAGGCACCGAGGTGGCGATCTTAAGGATTTGTTCAATGTCTGCAAGCTCCACCGCAGCTTGACCACTTATTGGGACAAGCATACTGCCACCGACAACACCATGTAGGGGCTGCAGCGACAAGAGGCTGAGGGCAGCGTTCTTGTTCATGCTTTGAAGAGAGACGGGTTCTGAAAGCGAGATCCCGAGGCCGCTGCCGGCTTCTTGAGGTAGATTTGTTGAAGGCTGCTCAACGCGAATGAAGCGAATGCTGTCCAGAATCTCTTGCTGGATTTGCTCCCCAGATTTCTCTGGCTTGGCCAAAGAGGAGTGCTGGAGACCCAGACTCTCCATGAAACCTTTCTTCCCATCTGTAGCAGTAGTGTCAACGTGTTCATTGACCTTCTTGGACACCATAGAATGAGTGTTGACTTTGGGTGTATTCATAACAGCATCTGCATTTGGTTCCTGAGGTTCAACGTTGGTGTCGGCGCTACTTTCGTGTGATGATTTGTGAATATCCAGAGACTGCTGAAGAGGAAAGGCTTTGTTGCAGACATCACAAACAAATTTGTGGAACTTGCTGGCACAGCGTCGCAAGTTGGTCTCACACCAgacctaaataaataaaacaaaatcaacgTTTTCTTCCTGTTACCTTTTAAGCAAATAGTTTACGTACAATTAAATATAGTGCACCCTGAATTTTCACCTGTGCAATATGTGGAAACTTGTGACAGCTGAAGTCAATGAACGCCAAGTCACCAAAACCCAAAGGGATGGAGGGGTTACTCTGAATAAACGGTCGTCCGCTGGGATCTGTGGGCATTTGTTTATGAACGACGGAGTTATGGCGAAGGAGACCACGGTGTGTCCGAAAAGTAATGCAACAAGTGTTACACCTACATTAGGAAGAAACATACGCAAACATTACACAGTCAGCTTGTTACTGCACACTAATGAAAACATAAAGAAAGTAAAGTCTTCAAGAGGAAAAACATCCTTCTGCGCCTACCTGAGTATACTCTCAGGATGTGTCTCCATGTGACTTTCCAGACCATATTTACAGATGAATGTCTTAAAGCAGATGGGGCAATGGTGGAGCTCTTCTTCACTTTTGACCGAACCAAGCTCTTCAGTCGTTGGCATCAACATTACCTAAACATAAGCAATGTGGTCACACATAAAACAAAGCCAGCATGTATTAACATTAAGTTTATATTCACATTTCTTTAGTGTCATCAGAAGCAGAGCTGTACCTTTTTGTTTGGTGGCTCATCCACCTGCTCCCCCTCTTCATCCACACTCGGCTTTCTTTTAACAGAGGGTCTGCGGCGCTTGTTCAGTGGGGAAGAACTGGGCGTTGAAATACTATTTGCATCCTTTTCATGAATTTTCATGTGCCtgcaaacataaaaaacagCTCATCTTTAACTTAATTATATAATGATGAATATAATGTGCTTCTGCACACTCTTGGTCAATAGGATAAATCATGATGCTCTACCGTAAAAGGATAGCAGGACTTGCCATATTTCATACAGTGATTATGTCAATATACAAGCTCTGTAAGCTAAATTcttatttatttacaaacataACATTACTTTTTTCACAGTAATTTACAGTAAATGAGTATTGTGCAAGTCTTGTGCCAGTGACAGCTGTATTGTTTGGCAAGTTATTTTTCATtctctttattaaaatacaaaatgtaaatacagaaaatatgtacacacaatgtaaaaaaatcacttCTAAATCTCTTTTTTGAGATGATGAGTTAATACAGAAGCATTTCTGCAGTCTTTCAAAGTTAACTGCCATTTTTATGATGTACCTATAAGAAAAACATACCACGTCTTTGTTAAACTCCCTCTATTTTTGTGGTGATGTGCAACAGGGATACTTTAAaaagatagttcacccaaaaagattaacatttttgttatcatttactcatgttgttctaaacctgtatgagtgtCTTTATTCTGTTGAGCACAAAAGAAAGTagtttgataaatgatggtaagcggGTCAGTGATAAAAGAGAGAAATCTTTAAAAGCATGCAACAGgtatatttcaatgcacattgtgttatgttgattttatgcaataaaaaattacatttgcaccccttttatgaaagttaatactgaatggacctgaaaaagtcaaatggtgtaaccaacaattgcgccaaagaatgagatatattaaatattttatccaccttaaTAGCATTTAAGCATaatcataaaaaacattttaaaacatcacacaaaatttctaaatgtaaattttaagtcgcttttgtaatatttgtccggacatatgctgaaaacatgttctcaggtcaaatatttatatgtcattaaaatgcgattaatttcgattaattaattacaaagcctctaattaattagattaattttttaatcgagtcccggccctaatatatatatatatatatatatatatatatatatatatatatatatatatataaatatgaacacattcatgtataattttaagaaaaaaaatgtatatattaagtatttatatttatatataatataaattatacataaatatacaaatgtatatacacatgtaaacatttctaaaacatatacatgcatgtgtgtacatttatttatacaaatttattatacacagttcacacacatatatgacgtaaacaaaaacttttattctgctaacgattaatcgcgattaattgtatAGCATCCCTAGGACACACAATAATTAACACCATGTCATTGACCCAATTCCACACAAAAGACTGTACccaatgacttccatagtaggaataacaaatactatgaaagtcaatgggtacattctactgtgtgcttaccatcattcatcaaatTATCTTGTGTTGCATACACAAGAGTCACTGGGCTGGGCAGATGCAATTATATGGCCAGCAAATGCTTTCTCTCGGAGAGGTCAAAGGTAGTATGCAAAGTGCTGAGAATCACATTACGACATGCTGGAACGTGTGTACCCCTCACCCTCCTTCACATCACTGAAACAAACCCACCTTTCAGGTTCAACCAGAAACAAGGCTCCTGATGCTACTGTGTGCTTTTAACTACTGACTTTTAACTTAAGATGTCAATACGTTGTGTGTTTGTACAGCGATATGTTTACTGTATAGTGGTGTATAGTGTTtatgcatatactgtatgttgaaTATACCTATGCCCGACTTGACAGGGAGGATAAATGTCAGCAGACCCAGTGGTAAGAATCTTGTTTTACATTCTCCAGCCAAAGATATTAATAGCAGAGTGATGGCCACCCACATGTGGACCAAACCCGGACAGCCTGAATCCCTTTCCATCTCACGGCTTTAACCTCACTTGCTCAGCATAACAATGCTATCATGCATAACTTTTGAGATTTCTTCTCACATGCCACTTAATCACGTTGTGGTTCTGTGGTTGAAGTGACGTGTTGATGCAAGACTCCAGACTAAATTTTCACTTCTGCAGTGCCTTATCAATAGAGCCAGATGGCACTGTGGATTAAACGGCTCAATAGCATTATTTAATGGTGTGGAAGGCAAGTTTGtggtttttgttttgtgatgtaaGAAACAAGACggttaacacacacacatatcgtGTGCACAAATAAAGGCTGATGCACAATCTAAATAATAGTTTATCCACTCTCTTCCTGAGCCcattttcctctctctctctctctctctctctctctctctctcaaacttCTTCCACCCCCATCTGGAATGCCTGCATGTCTCAACTGCACAAGCAAGTCCTCTATGCACATCTCATCAACACAAACAGAAAGAGACCAGTCACACAACAAAACCCCAGCCATAAAGATGCATGAAAGAGATGCATGGACATCTTTAAAGAATGCAAATACAGGTGACATAAAAGAAAGAAGCTTGTGCAGGTATCAATACCAGTAACCCTTGAGAAAAAGGCTCTCACATCACATGTGCAATCTTTCATCTCTCAAAAACCTGGCTTCAGTGCTGGCCCATCTCCTTTACAAACCTACCTACAACAACTAATAGTTAATGCAGCCTGTAGCCTGTGCACCTTCACCTaaaacatttacacctggtGAATGAATCTCCCAATCATCACTATTGATTTGATCACTCCAAACACTTTCTGAGGTACAGTACATTCAATagttaatttaattttcttGCATCGGTATATATGGTGTACTTGGCTATTGACACACTACAGGAGCTCTATCTTCTGCATACTCATGTTTAACCAGACACTAGCCTAAACTTCAAACATTACAAAATCATTTACCTGTGCATGTTTCCATTGGTGGTGAAAGTCTGGTTACAGATGTTACACTTGTATGGCCTCTCTCCACTGTGTACCAGCATGTGGCGGTCGAGAGAACTGGCTGAGCTCAGAGCCTTTCCACAGATACTGCAAGAGTGGTCTGTGCCGCCACTGTCTGTATTATGCTGGAGTAGAAAACCATAAtttcaataaaatataaatgtttgatAAATCTTCATGTTTAATGTAATGGTGATCTGTAAAGTCTACAGAGGACACAGGGTTTCCCAACCTGGGGTTCGTGGgttgataaaaatgttaattttttattaaatcataaaaggacaattatttttaaataataatttataaaatataataatattattttattataataatgtaataataattataataataataatactctaaaattttactttaaaaaatctaaataaaacgcttactaacaaatatatatttttatatatattatatatgtttaATTTGCATGTCACGTAACCATTACACAACACTACAGgttgataaaaataatatatttttattaaatcataaatggtaaattattttaaaataatataataataataatttataataatataatataataaaaataatataaacatttaactataataaaatgcttactaacaaaataaatattttatttgtttaatttgcATCACACGTGACCATTACACAACATTACAATCTATCAGAAAAATACCAAACTGGGGTTCGTGGTTTGATGAaaagaatatatttttaagggaaattattttataataataataataataacaacaacaataataataatgtataataataacaacaattataataataataatactattttataatataataataataataataataaacattttacttaaaaatctaaataaaactaacaaaatatgtattttatttgtttaatttgcATGTCATGTGACTATTAAACAACACTACAATCTTTTagaaaaataccaaattttatttttattaaatcataaaagggaaattattttaaaataataataatttgtaattataataataataataataataaaaacatttaacttaaagcaacactatgtagttttttgacctttaaataatgtctctaaaattatttcagtggtagaacaacttttaactggacaaattgtactgttgctgcaacctgagcagcctcctagctgctacaagcacactctgaaagtggaggtggagggtaggaaacacagcccaacccctccccctgcctgcagaagagtgtctgataccaggcactgttgtgcttttcaaccacatgggggagctgtaagtcatttttacatggaaactacatagtgttgctttaaaaatctaaataaaactaacgaaatatgtattttatttgtttaatttgaaTGTCATGTGACtattaaacaacattacaatCTATcggaaaaataagaactgcaaCTGCAAAATGGGAAGTTTTATGTAAAAATTAAAGACAACTACCAGATTAACGTCCAATAAcaggaaataaaaacaatagaaTACTTctgataaaactttaaaatggatgaaaaataaatgtttttgaagttaaacatgcatgtgtgttATAACATGATTTATTAAATTTATTTCAAAACCCAATGGGTACTTCCAAGTAAATAATTGTAGTTAAGAGGTTCGGCTAAAGAAAAAATTGAAAGCTGCTAGTGAAGAACATACCTGTCTGATATGCATGGTGAGTTGGTGCTGTGTCATGCAGTTTTTGTTACACAGGGGGCAAATAAAGCTTGAGCGGTCGTCCTTGCCTTCCTGTAAGACACATATAAGAAATTATTTCAGAGAGATCCATAAAATAATCAGCATGTTTTATATATGATCAGGCCTGTTTGCTTTTTCACAGAAATGAATTTGAAAAACTGATCCTGGCCTGCGATTTGGGAAATGGTTTGACCCTGCTATTTCAAAGCCAACCATGAGGCTGAATCGCTCTCATTCCTGTAAAAAGACAATTTACTATCTTGTACTAGGCAGCAGCCCCTAACAGGCTGAAAAACCAGGTTTGAAAAAAAGCTTAGTTAAAGAGACTTAGTCACCCTCATATTGTTATAAATCtgtatgagattttttttttctgttttgatcaaatattttaataaatgatggacATTGAAATCCATAGTATTTGC from Paramisgurnus dabryanus chromosome 6, PD_genome_1.1, whole genome shotgun sequence encodes the following:
- the rreb1b gene encoding ras-responsive element-binding protein 1 isoform X1, producing the protein MEMEHASPQECVNSGFVAVDMTEEEPVNNQPSSHIPESAEENLAREANYNEMDKQSHAHVAEEEEEDDDGGVRAEEELTSINSMMSTVMSVGQINGVNSDSTRTSPKTTSKSLSVNRTGRRNQEGKDDRSSFICPLCNKNCMTQHQLTMHIRQHNTDSGGTDHSCSICGKALSSASSLDRHMLVHSGERPYKCNICNQTFTTNGNMHRHMKIHEKDANSISTPSSSPLNKRRRPSVKRKPSVDEEGEQVDEPPNKKVMLMPTTEELGSVKSEEELHHCPICFKTFICKYGLESHMETHPESILRCNTCCITFRTHRGLLRHNSVVHKQMPTDPSGRPFIQSNPSIPLGFGDLAFIDFSCHKFPHIAQVWCETNLRRCASKFHKFVCDVCNKAFPLQQSLDIHKSSHESSADTNVEPQEPNADAVMNTPKVNTHSMVSKKVNEHVDTTATDGKKGFMESLGLQHSSLAKPEKSGEQIQQEILDSIRFIRVEQPSTNLPQEAGSGLGISLSEPVSLQSMNKNAALSLLSLQPLHGVVGGSMLVPISGQAAVELADIEQILKIATSVPSQISLSLLPKVQGSPLQVEPKQIASLKPKPLLITPRSRMGASTPPPPIMNAQKASSGNISPSLPPQTGQQPRTARQSSASSSSSTSSSPTNWESTQLGPDVIGSTIISYDTPTGKIKQEEKELRVLSKKTAKTEYPCRFCKEVFSFLGGLQAHMRHHLGASPYQCTICSYSAPDKATLIRHLRTHSGERPYVCRICHYPFTVKANCERHLRKKHMKNTRKEIEKNIEYVTTSTSISSVFGSATLDLLDTTAAGNTSCRFCGEDLKNYRALQIHLRTHNGCQRKPFECRQCGAAFLAKRNCILHLLKQHPEVPEKEIEEHIKSLIPVGEDQVNHHTSSSNGLVNSSVPLGTTARPVDQDQPLDFSSKSQKVIGSDDTPKKTTIPPLLNDCSMEPIDLSIPKDPAKKRKMKETANSTYLSRQDIKKEQISPRAENHSGVLALSISNLASALTGDITKPITRLKPLLPKPSAVSSITEMPPLASIAQIISSVSATPVLIETGTDASNGISVMEFNTVIDKKITMNPDSTQNGSSHDNSKRICKKRSFHDEICDSKSASIGGIDLESSGEFPSVEKMLATTDSNKFSTYLQPNQMEPVKEEKEMQSEYNEEMMEGREEKPKKPPQSKGKKNAYSNSAQKMTCPYCPRLFPWASSLQRHMLTHTDERLCRPFTLVDSYITHCNKGQKPYPCPQCEAFFSTKSNCERHLLRKHGVSNRGLQHNASRTKPKADEGSQGSTGTNESISDTEPPVPGDATDLSTVNPNQEEKFSSPEQSPEQTKQSATEQTDCIRDPIETHAADANPETIQNDDDDSQSNKSLDMNLANTLVDFKLSQEVQHQPKLTEAIPEPAGQVEEFPHTCATCKKTFRHAATLSRHQKTHVQEVHQEDGGKKGRRQPTESNQTPIAAPKKELEEEAKVEGVEKEDESSCVESGAEEEKKERDEIESDDDEESGCSELRALEEESDRAGGKTDKRKKVCAVCSKRFWSLQDLTRHMRSHTGERPYKCQTCFRTFTLKHSLVRHQRVHQKLADEKGTDEAETNEENDGAGDDTAALEDKEVKCPSGSESEATAPLQTEYESEGAELPQAEDSEEDVVEKQEPEEHEDKKMDSAEEPSKDPQPDGAERDEPQMEEPLIHVALEETQSGCDPEPAKT
- the rreb1b gene encoding ras-responsive element-binding protein 1 isoform X2, which produces MEMEHASPQECVNSGFVAVDMTEEEPVNNQPSSHIPESAEENLAREANYNEMDKQSHAHVAEEEEEDDDGGVRAEEELTSINSMMSTVMSVGQINGVNSDSTRTSPKTTSKSLSVNRTGRRNQEGKDDRSSFICPLCNKNCMTQHQLTMHIRQHNTDSGGTDHSCSICGKALSSASSLDRHMLVHSGERPYKCNICNQTFTTNGNMHRHMKIHEKDANSISTPSSSPLNKRRRPSVKRKPSVDEEGEQVDEPPNKKVMLMPTTEELGSVKSEEELHHCPICFKTFICKYGLESHMETHPESILRCNTCCITFRTHRGLLRHNSVVHKQMPTDPSGRPFIQSNPSIPLGFGDLAFIDFSCHKFPHIAQVWCETNLRRCASKFHKFVCDVCNKAFPLQQSLDIHKSSHESSADTNVEPQEPNADAVMNTPKVNTHSMVSKKVNEHVDTTATDGKKGFMESLGLQHSSLAKPEKSGEQIQQEILDSIRFIRVEQPSTNLPQEAGSGLGISLSEPVSLQSMNKNAALSLLSLQPLHGVVGGSMLVPISGQAAVELADIEQILKIATSVPSQISLSLLPKVQGSPLQVEPKQIASLKPKPLLITPRSRMGASTPPPPIMNAQKASSGNISPSLPPQTGQQPRTARQSSASSSSSTSSSPTNWESTQLGPDVIGSTIISYDTPTGKIKQEEKELRVLSKKTAKTEYPCRFCKEVFSFLGGLQAHMRHHLGASPYQCTICSYSAPDKATLIRHLRTHSGERPYVCRICHYPFTVKANCERHLRKKHMKNTRKEIEKNIEYVTTSTSISSVFGSATLDLLDTTAAGNTSCRFCGEDLKNYRALQIHLRTHNGCQRKPFECRQCGAAFLAKRNCILHLLKQHPEVPEKEIEEHIKSLIPVGEDQVNHHTSSSNGLVNSSVPLGTTARPVDQDQPLDFSSKSQKVIGSDDTPKKTTIPPLLNDCSMEPIDLSIPKDPAKKRKMKETANSTYLSRQDIKKEQISPRAENHSGVLALSISNLASALTGDITKPITRLKPLLPKPSAVSSITEMPPLASIAQIISSVSATPVLIETGTDASNGISVMEFNTVIDKKITMNPDSTQNGSSHDNSKRICKKRSFHDEICDSKSASIGGIDLESSGEFPSVEKMLATTDSNKFSTYLQPNQMEPVKEEKEMQSEYNEEMMEGREEKPKKPPQSKGKKNAYSNSAQKMTCPYCPRLFPWASSLQRHMLTHTGQKPYPCPQCEAFFSTKSNCERHLLRKHGVSNRGLQHNASRTKPKADEGSQGSTGTNESISDTEPPVPGDATDLSTVNPNQEEKFSSPEQSPEQTKQSATEQTDCIRDPIETHAADANPETIQNDDDDSQSNKSLDMNLANTLVDFKLSQEVQHQPKLTEAIPEPAGQVEEFPHTCATCKKTFRHAATLSRHQKTHVQEVHQEDGGKKGRRQPTESNQTPIAAPKKELEEEAKVEGVEKEDESSCVESGAEEEKKERDEIESDDDEESGCSELRALEEESDRAGGKTDKRKKVCAVCSKRFWSLQDLTRHMRSHTGERPYKCQTCFRTFTLKHSLVRHQRVHQKLADEKGTDEAETNEENDGAGDDTAALEDKEVKCPSGSESEATAPLQTEYESEGAELPQAEDSEEDVVEKQEPEEHEDKKMDSAEEPSKDPQPDGAERDEPQMEEPLIHVALEETQSGCDPEPAKT